The DNA sequence tattttattttcataatcttcaataacctctaaaaaatcatattcatttttattttcacaatccaacaatctataatataataatctcatatgtatatagatggtaaaatctcatatgaataaaaatctcatatctgtaatataataatcttaaaaaatacttttagacttgctatagtacttttcatatttgaaaagaataatagatttattgtagcttatagtttggatgaaaataatttaactaatttaatatagagtaaatatagataatatttattaaatttaaagataaaaaaatatttaattaattcaattccaATACTCTTACAGTTCCATATGGTTTGGAatccaaataatcataaaataattggtatatatattttaaattgtttggctGTTGAAAGGTGTGGGTAATTTCGGAAGTGAATTTTGTGTATATTAATCTTGAGagatgttatttattattatttttatttaataataatattattatataaaataataccgATTGAAAAAAAGATGAATAATTGCGTGGATTTTTATTCGAGGTCCGAAGATATTTATGTCATGGGAGATATTTTCTGATACGAACGAGGTAAAGCTTCCGCCGTGGCAAAACATTGGTTTCGCTTTTTCCCGTCTCTGAGATATTTATGGTGCTACTGCTCAGACGCGAGGCGCGTGTTGTGCTTTGTTAAGCGTAGTTCAACATTCCACCCACCCGCCTCATCCAAAACGAAACCCACCAAACCTCTCCAGTTCGGAAACTCTCTTGTAATCCACCTGCTGACTGCTCCAGCTTAGCTTCTCCGTGCACATGAGCACACCCGATTCCTCCATCTCCGCCGCCGAGTCGAGTATGGACCTCCCATCCAACCACAAGAAAACCCTAACTACCACCGGAGAATCGGCGGACGAAAGCGGCGACGGCGAGGTGTGGGATGCCTTTAACCAGAGTTTCCGGCAAGTGCAGACGGTGCTGGACCGGAACCGATCGCTGATCCAGCAAGTGAACGAGAACCACCAGTCGAGAATCCCGGACAACATGGTCAAGAACGTGGCCCTCATCCAAGAGATCAACGACAACATCTCCAAGGTCGTCTCCCTCTACTCCGACCTCTCTTCCAATTTCTCCACCTTGTTCCATCAACGCACTGCCAAGAGCGGCTCCGAAGACAAAACCTCAAGTCCCCAGGCCTGAAATGCCGTCCCTTGCCACAATCCTCAGTAATTCAcatctaatttatatttattaattggcTTGGAATTGAAACTATCGGTCTGTCTGAGTAGCGTTTGTTCAGTTCAATACGCTTGTTGGTAAGAGTCTATTGGgaataaatctgtttttttaAGGTTGGTGTGGTACTCTTGTTATGGACCAAAGTAATGAGTTACGTATGCTCTGTTTAGTCCATGCTTTTGTATTCGTTTTTTATGGTACTAGATTATGCGAGGAAGTTGGGGAAAGAAGCATATGAGAAGTTGTCCAGCTAATGTCTATGTCAGTGTACGGATACGGTATGAGCTTAGGATGTTTGAAACGAGCGACGGAGTTGAAAAATATGGTATCCCGTTATAAGGACGATtgatttggagaaaaagatCCAAGCTGGGTCACTCTGCAAGCTTTCTTAGAGCGCTGGATCTTCTACTCGTTCTGCTTTCATGCCAGCTTAATTTTAGATATGTGGTGTGTCTGTTTGGAATTTGATTGTTCGCATAGAAGCTTGGAGGGATTGGAGGAAGTAAAGCGAGGAGTTTATTTGCCATACATAGTGAAGGGGAATGGGGGTCAAACCAATCTCAAAATTAGGGGACGTGGTGAGTGAAGATTCCCCTGTAGAGAGTGTGCTTATGGGTGTTCCCCTTCTTCTACTGGTCTTGGGAAAAGATCTATAATGCTTAttcagtgctctgttttgttTTACAAGGAGGATTAGAGTGGAATCACCTACCTACTTGTTGAATCCACCAACCTGATAAggtatttatatttcatttgctCATATTTTGTGCTTATGCTCCGTATGGTGAATAATTGCTTTTGTTTGAAGGTGGGGGAATCCACggtttttgaatttgatatcATCGTAGTCACCTCCATTGCAAAGATGAGTTCAACGAAGGAAACGATACGGCCTCAAATGGATTTGTTGTTGATTGAGCTCTTCTCTTGGGTGGTAAAAAGGATTTATGTAGCTTGGCACAAGTAGTtgggaattagggttttgcCAAGTTCTGTAGAAGTGTATCGGCTATGCCATGATGTGTTCAAAGATTTTTGTTGGCAGCCCCAACCCCTTTGGGTAATTGCCCTGTTACCTGCTTACGTTAATTAGCTGGATATGTTATAGATGTCGCCACAAATTGCATTCGTAGAATGTAACCAGTGAATGGTTCTTGTAGTTATTATCGGAGATCAAATATACTGGGACTTAATATTAAATAGGCATCACAGAAGAAAGTCCTGGTTCAGTAATTTGCCGTTAAAAGGTTCAGTACCTAGCTTATAAAGATATCCATTGGCGCCTATAAGTTGGAAAATGGCATTCAGAAAACTTTGATTAGGTTGGGTTTCGGAAAATCTGAGTTTCCCTCCTCGCTAATTTAGCTGGGTTTGCATGTTCATGCTCTTGTCAAATTAGTTGTCATCGTGAGGGCATCGAacgttggagatatttttggagttttggtATTCTTGGAACGGTTTGCGAATTTTGTCATCAAATATCGTAAGTGTACGTGACAACCACATGAAGAGCAAATACCAGGGTCGTAGTCCACAACCATGGAATGTTTATAGGatgaagagaaacaaaaagaaagacgGGGGAACCGGAATTACTTTAGAATTAACGCAACGGTAACATGCAAAATAAGCCTATTTTTGATAATGTACTGAGTGCCTAGGAGAGGGaaaccaataaaataaagtcattttacAGAGAAGAGAGACGGCAAAGAGCACCATTCGTGACAGTTTGCatttatatgtaaaaatgagataaataggGCGGTTACATGGTAAGTTCACCACTGTCTGAAATGACAACCTCGCTCTTGGGCACGCCATTCTGTCTTCCTTCCCCTTCAATCTTGTAGACAATATCCATTCCAGAGAGCACTTTGCCAAATACAACATGGCGCCCATCCAACCTTTAAAGGAAACCAAAAGCAGTCGCCAGTAAGAGAAACTGGGTACGCAGAGATTTATAGCATATTTTACAGATCCCATGCAAAGTTTCAgacgactatatatatact is a window from the Juglans regia cultivar Chandler chromosome 7, Walnut 2.0, whole genome shotgun sequence genome containing:
- the LOC108991838 gene encoding protein EARLY FLOWERING 4-like; translation: MSTPDSSISAAESSMDLPSNHKKTLTTTGESADESGDGEVWDAFNQSFRQVQTVLDRNRSLIQQVNENHQSRIPDNMVKNVALIQEINDNISKVVSLYSDLSSNFSTLFHQRTAKSGSEDKTSSPQA